The Nicotiana tomentosiformis chromosome 2, ASM39032v3, whole genome shotgun sequence genome includes the window AATGTAAATATTATGtgttcaaacttaagagaaatgtgatttattgagattgaCGGCTTgactagtattaagataggcgtcatcacgacatgcgggttttgggtcgtgacactcccgGATGgacatgatccaacacaccaaaactagtCATATTCCAACTGTCAGTTGGTTCATAACTTATAAAATTCATATTTGGCTGGTACCCCctatggaatatatgagtgttaatacaaattcaatacataaaaataaacatcgtaacacaaagaaaaattgaagtcTATCACCTGGCTtatggattatgtaaacttggggatAAATTATGTCATCGCTCCTCATTCGCCTaaggagataagtttagatcaggacAAGCTCTTTCACCCGGAACCTATTCGGCTAAACCTGCTCCAAAATAAGcacccgatgattgagggatatccctttgcggaacctcattattgcgaacgtcttccgccttgacgtacatttccaatatttttatcacaataaGTTCCCGATGTTCAtctggagtcctcaaaaaatctgtcagagtttcatcattttcgatgttaaactcaacataacaagcaaccccggagtaacagaatacgaatatctttcggttactttaatattcaccgaacatttgctcacactcatttttttttacataacaacgataccaatctatcgtactccattataagtggcaacttaacatgacaccgtggagaacaactatagtgtACTGGGTTATTCTCCGCCACAattaccccctccccccccccacacccaaaaaaaataatgaaaccctaattttttgcTTTTCGGACATAAtgacaaaatacaaaataacttaacgaaacAAATATTTCGAAAGAACTGAATGGATTTATGATTTTTTACCAAATTTAGAACctccttaaataagaaaaaaaccaGTCTGGGTTATAATTAGTGGATGTATAACGCATGCATAATAAGCGCTATACCCATATGAATTATTGGTGGGTCAGTTAAGTGCAGATGGATTATTAGTGGGGccacattttatatatagcgtggttattcaccgcgctatatcTTAACGGACAAAACTGCCATTAAGGTATAacgcggtgaataaccgcgctcTATATAAAACGATACCAAGTTATTTTTTCAGCCTATTTGTGTCTCTTGAGTCCAAAAAGATCGCACTTAGTTTCAGATTCAAATATATGGGTATGGAAGAATGAACCATTGAAATGATAGCACGTTGAATAAATAGTAAGATGGGCCTAGGTTAATTTCCAAAGCTATGCATATCTTAAGAGTGATGAGCAATGACATAAACGAAGGGTAATTTAGTCAAAGGACTTCAAAAGTTGATATAGTAGCTACAGTAAGATTTCTTTTTGACCAACCATATTACTCCATTTTAATTGAAATGACCATATTACCATCATAATGCCAAGTAGGCATGTTGACCGGCTGCTTTCTTATTCCCTCTCCTTTATAGTAGTAATAAAGTCTAGCCCTATGTTTGGATAAAAGAGGGATATAGATAGGTTGACCTTAGAAGAAAAGCAACTCTTTCTTCAATTTCATTACTTACGTAATCGTGTTAAATCGAACACAAATTTAATAAAGAAAAAATTGTGACacataatatatgtatatatgtataataaAGTCTTGCTAAAATCTTATGGTCTTCAACATAACATGTAATTTTTATAAAAGAGTCATTAACGATAATATAaggatgataaaattaaagattttcaaatataaaaatatattactaTATTTTTTTCAACAAAAACCAAAAAAAGGGTATCTTATATGAAATAAAACGAAATGAAAAAGAATAATTTGACAGCATTTGAAAATAAAACACAAGACATAATTTTTAGACGTacatatttgaaaataaaaataagacatattcacattatcaatttcttttattcaaaattgTAAAAGGTAGCTCTAACTAATTTGAATTgatgcttaattatttaattttttggtTTGCTGCTCACATTCAAAATTGACTAGCTGGACCAGTTAAAATCCCACAAAGTAAAAGAATTAGGAGTAAATATCTTAGTACTACACAACACAAGTCACAAAGGTTAAAGGATCTCCATTTATGATTGATTGTACAGGTCTGTGCCACTATTTTCATGTGTGTATAGCACCTCAGCACGTTCCTtagttttcctttttcttcttctgtatttttctgtatttttcttgtttgtttaTAGCATCATCAGTTTTTGACTTCTTTTAGGCGAACCAATTCTAAAGGACAGAAGTAGGGGGTTGGTTACCTGGGAAAGGTGAAATGACGAGGTTGCCACTTGGCTCGTCGCCGATTGACATCGCCGGTCCGACGACCAACTGGTGGGACCAGATCAACGTGTCCGTTCAGTGGCAAGATGGGATTTTTTACTCTCTTTGTGCTTCCTATGCTCTTGTCTCAGCCGTTGCCCTTGTAATTTTGTCTCCTGGTCTTTTGTTTATATAAATAGACACTTTGATTTTGTATGTTAATTTGATGTTGGGGTGTGTCAAGATTgtattttatatgttaatttgATGTGGCGTTGTGTCAAGATTGGTTTCTTcatgttcctttttttttttggttctgATGTTAATCAGTTCAAAACTTGCTGCAAGTTGGGATTTTAGGTAACTGCTGTTAGAAATGGAAAATCTTGGGAAACTGTAGGAATGAAATAATGGAGTTTAGCTTttacttttttcttatttttctcccTCTCTCTCTACTCTTTTATTTGTATAAATTGACACTTGGATTTTGTATGTAAATTGATGTGGGGTTATgtcaaggttttttttttttttttttcttgtttatgAATTTGACAATCCAATTAGATTTTTTTTTCTAGTACTTGCTGCAAATTGGGATTTTTCATAGCTACTGTTAGAAATGAAATTTTTTCGGGAAACTGTATGAATGAAATAGTGGAGTGTagcttttactttttcttttggaTGTTACACAAAAATATGATTCAAGGATGTGTGTTTATGAAGTGTATTCGAGGGGGTCTTCCATTAAGAGAATTACGGAATATTTGGTGCTTTTATTATGTGGCTAAAGATTTTTAGCAGTGGACTGACGGGTTAATCTTAGTTCATGTAGGTTCAGTTAGGCTGTTAGCTTAAGACTATTGACTAGCTATATTTAGGGTCAAATTCAATACTTTTCTTTTTGTACTGTCCTTTATTTTCTCTGGATTCTGCACAGCCTTAAGATGTTAATGGCAATTTTGGTCTCTGTTAGCTAGAGGGGCGTATTCATTGCCCAAGTTAGGGTGCACGTGAACCCATGGTCTTTCCGCCAAACTTGGTATTTTATGTACCTATTTCCTAGAATTGATCTAAAAGTATCTACTATCTCCTCCGTGCTCCAATAAGGCTGAATGTTGCACTTGGTTGAATGCTGAGTTATTTACCTGAAGGGACAAGGATTGATTCCCACTTAAtactttcttttttctcttttcttttctttagtgATGCACCCATGTTCTAGAAATCCTAGATCCCGTCTGGTTAGCTATGTGAGATTTCCAAATTATTTCTTCACCAATTATCACCTAGATGATCTTCATTTATCTGATATGACTGTATCCTCAAAGCTTTGATCTTTCATCTAATGTCTGATGTGAGTATTACGTAGTACTCGTTTCGTGTGGGCTTAAGTACTTTTCTATAAGCAGATGACTTTCATGGAAGGATGGTTTTTCATACTTTTGATTGATAAATATGTTTCAGATAAAGTATATACCTAATGCTGCATGTGTAAAATACGTATTTTTCCTGTGATGCTTAGTTGTTTGGGCTTTGGGTTGAGTGTATGAGTTGATTATGTGCAGATTCAATTAATAAGGATCGAATTGAGGGTACCCGAGTATGGTTGGACAACACAAAAGGTTTTCCATCTGATGAACTTTGTTGTAAATGGAGGTACGGATTCAGGTCAAGCAAATCATCCTGCCCCTGTTTATCTGGAAATTAGTTTTGAATGCAAATCTTTTTTCTTTCAGTTCGTGCAATTGTCTTTGGATTTCACAAACAAGTGTTTCTCTTCCATCCTAAGGTATGCTATTTTTTTCCTGAAAGTAACTTTTTAATTGTCGATCACTTTCCGGGTTATGTTCAGTTTGTTTTCAATAGAACCCGACAATGCATGCCAACTTGAATGTTACCTTGTTCTTATCCTCAGTTTACCCTTTTCTCGAactatttattattttctttatagTGTTTCAACTAATCTAGGATCTATCTGAAATCAGAATTAATTTAAAGCTGTACCTCTAAAAATTTTAACCTGATGGGACCATTTTCAAATGGAAGTGCATGACTTTTTTGTTGCTACTTCGAGCTGCAGGCTATCTTATATCTTTGACTCTCTTAACTTTGAGCATAGTTTGACATTTGAGATTCCTTACCTCTTAATTTATTCATTTGGAAGTTCATCCTGCTCTTTGGCTGCTTATATAGTCTAACAGCACTAGAACAGTATAGCAATAATGTCTGACCTTGTTGTTTAATATGTGAGCTAATTTGATTGAAAGCTCACTAGATTCTTTCTGTCTTTCATTTTTCAGTGTGAAGCTTATCACATAATTACCTCATCTTTTACTTGTTGTAAACTTTTGGTTTGACTGCGATAGCATTTGTTCAAGTGCTTAGATTTTTACTTTCTCTGCAGCACTGTACTTTTGCCATGTCGAACATTTAGCTTTGACTATCAttttattttgatgaattttctGTTAACGATAAATTAATCATCTGATAGCACTTCCGGAATTACAACTTGTATGATCTCTTTCCTTCGTTTGGATGTGGTGGGCTACTGCAGTACTGTCACTTTTAGGCTGATGGCCTGAGAAAAAGAAATAGATAACATACAACATCTGCCTCTTAAGCTGCTGCTTAATTGTTTATTGATGTTACATTTGCTCCGCGTTACACCAGGTGCTGACTCTGGCAATATTGGACCTACCAGGGCTCCTTTTCTTTTCAACATTTACTCTCCTGGTTCTATTTTGGGCTGAGATATATCACCAGGCAAGTGAAGTTGTAGCATCCTGCATGCAAACTGTTGATTTATTAATTCTAACTCTTGCATTTATGTAATGGCAGGCTAGGAGTTTACCAACAGATAAACTCAGAATTTCTTATATTTCAATAAATGGTGCGATATACTTCATTCAGGTTTGCTACAAACTTGTCCCCTCTTCATATGCTTTTGAACATCATGATTGTTCATAAGGAAATATAGTCGATCAAGTGTTATTGTTTATGGAGTACTGGTTTTGTTTGTGTGTTAGTAATATGTGAATTCTTTTAAGATTCTTTCAAACGAGTTAGTTTGTGTCCTAGTTGATAACTCCTTGCATTTAGGTGGTCTCACAAAATATGCGGCCATATATATGCTACTTAATATGATGAATTCTGAGATATTCTTCTGTCCCTAAAAATGTTATACCTTGTTCACCTAGGTTTAACATGTTTGGAGAATAGTTTCATTTCAGAGACAAATGCCTCTCCTCTTGGCCCTCCATGCCCTTCTAACTGGTCCTACTTTCATTATCAAATATTTATGGTTTGGCCCTGATTATACCTTTAATTTTCTTTAAAGCAGTTGGATAtatatctttccaagatcttgcaataaatatttaaaaaccaTTTGCAAAGTTGGCCTTGAAATAGGGCTAGATACTCCTAATTCCAGTCTCTGAGGACTCTAGCTTTCTCCCTTTTCCTAAAGAATGGGATCCACTTCTAAATGAATAAAGCTGTCTGTTATTCTTGATTTCTTGGAAAAATATTCCCGACGGACCACTTGTCTGAAAAGCTAACTAGCTGCTTGAGTCTTTTAGATTTATCTCAGGTAATAAACTAAATACAACTGAAAAATGGTTTTGGTCAGGCATGTATCTGGGTTTACCTCTGGTCCAATGACAATAGCACTGTGGAATTCATTGGGAAGATATTTATAGCAGGTGAATCTCTTtctattcattttctccttttgccctattttactgaaggTTAGATCTCTTTAACGTTGCATGTTTCTTTGGTGCAGTTGTATCATTTATTGCAGCATTGGGCTTTCTGCTCTATGGTGGAAGGTGCATTTAAGTGCTATTTCTTTGTGCATTTATCTTCTAATTCACTGTTCTTAACTACCTTAGACAATTGTTCATTGGGAATTCGTATTTACAAGTTTTTACAATCATCAGGTTGTTTCTCATGCTGCGCCGCTTTCCTATTGAATCTAAAGGGAGGAGAAAGAAGCTTCATGAGGTTTGTGTATTTACACACTTATCTTTTTACTTTGTAAATACAAAGACCTTGTTTAGTGTTTTTGGTTTGGCATAGAACATATTTGCATGTAAGTCATAAGATTTATTCCTCACTACGTTCTCCTCCCTATGGCacctggggggagggggggggggaattcTTAGACTTGATGTCTGATTCCGTTCATCAATTTCCTTGCTCTGGGATCGGTTCTGCTATATTATACTGTTAGCTTGCAGTGACTGACTGATATATTTAGCCCAGATAGTAAGACTATTCCTGAGATTGTATCTATATTCAAATCAAATTCTAAAATGGTAAAAAACAAGGATAGGACGGAACCTTGTCGTGACAGTTTTAATCAGGGCTACTATCCAAAACCAGCCACTTTGGAACTAGCTCTCGTCCTCCAAGTCATCTTCCATGTCCTTTGAGCCAATAGACCAGAATTCATCCTTAACAACAAACATAGCACGCTTTAACTAAGGATTTTCCTGTCATCATTGACATACAAAGGAGGGAGTCAGGCTAATGATCCCCTAGTATCACTCGGGCTAATTTAGCTATTACCACACTAGCACTCTGTGCCGagtattgataatttattcaaGGTTGAAGACTCCAGCATTCTCTTTTGAAGCGTTCTGCAATAGTACCCCGAACACTCTTTGTTAAAGACAAGATTATATAAATCTGGGAATTGTTCTTTCAGAGTGCTAGTTTCCAAAAGTTTGTTTTTCCATAGTCTTGCTCTTCCGTCGTTACCCACTTTGACCCTACCACCTCTTCAAACTCTCTCCAAGAATTTCCTATTTGTCTCCCTACCGTAAACTCCATAAAAAGATGTGACTGCTGCTTTAGTGCATCATTGTCCATCAATTCCATATTATGCGTTGATCTCCCCTTCCACATCTCCAATTTGTTGGTATTAAATCTCCATAACCATTAGACATAAGACACTTACTAATAGTCTAAAGCTTTCCACACCTAGTCCCCTATTGTTTGCTCATAGTTGATCATCTAACAGATGCATCCTCTTTGTCTCTCAATTAAATCCCCATAAAAAGTTACTTCTCAACTTATTCATTTGTTTTTCAACTTTAGCAGGAATTAGACTCGTGATATTAGAGTTGTAAGGATCCATGTTGTACCCTATTTTTCAGTTCATCCTTTACCCATATGAGAGATATCGCTTCTTTCAAGGGGCTGATTTCCTTTCACATCTTTCAATAACTTCTCACTGTACCTCAGTAGAGGCAATGTTGGGTGATTGCTTCTTATCCCCGTACCTTTACCGGTGGGAGGATATAGTTGCCGGATAGA containing:
- the LOC104097729 gene encoding tobamovirus multiplication protein 1 isoform X1; the protein is MTRLPLGSSPIDIAGPTTNWWDQINVSVQWQDGIFYSLCASYALVSAVALIQLIRIELRVPEYGWTTQKVFHLMNFVVNGVRAIVFGFHKQVFLFHPKVLTLAILDLPGLLFFSTFTLLVLFWAEIYHQARSLPTDKLRISYISINGAIYFIQACIWVYLWSNDNSTVEFIGKIFIAVVSFIAALGFLLYGGRLFLMLRRFPIESKGRRKKLHEVGSVTAICFTCFLISCFVVVLSAFDPDASLDVLDHPVLNLIYYLLVEILPSALVLYILRKLPPKRVSAQYHPIS
- the LOC104097729 gene encoding tobamovirus multiplication protein 1 isoform X2; the encoded protein is MVFPPNLIQLIRIELRVPEYGWTTQKVFHLMNFVVNGVRAIVFGFHKQVFLFHPKVLTLAILDLPGLLFFSTFTLLVLFWAEIYHQARSLPTDKLRISYISINGAIYFIQACIWVYLWSNDNSTVEFIGKIFIAVVSFIAALGFLLYGGRLFLMLRRFPIESKGRRKKLHEVGSVTAICFTCFLISCFVVVLSAFDPDASLDVLDHPVLNLIYYLLVEILPSALVLYILRKLPPKRVSAQYHPIS